A genome region from Glycine max cultivar Williams 82 chromosome 5, Glycine_max_v4.0, whole genome shotgun sequence includes the following:
- the LOC121174859 gene encoding secreted RxLR effector protein 161-like yields the protein MECNYVITPTETGIKLQIDGDEKEVDPTLYKQIVGSLRYLCLTRPDIAYCVGLISRFMEKPKTPHFLVAKRILRYAKGTLDLGILYPYRQKSIEGEVFGYSDSNWCGDKDDRKSTVGYVFKFGTTPISWCSKKQSVVALSTCEAEYIVVAMAACQALWLEALTEELNERL from the coding sequence ATGGAGTGCAATTATGTGATCACACCAACTGAAACTGGAATTAAGCTGCAAATAGATGGGGATGAAAAAGAAGTCGATCCTACCTTGTACAAGCAAATTGTAGGCTCATTGAGGTACCTATGTCTCACCAGACCTGACATTGCCTATTGTGTTGGGTTGATAAGCAGGTTTATGGAGAAACCAAAGACACCTCACTTCCTGGTAGCAAAGAGGATTCTAAGGTATGCGAAAGGAACATTAGATCTTGGCATTTTATATCCTTACCGTCAGAAGAGTATAGAAGGAGAAGTGTTTGGTTATAGTGATTCAAATTGGTGTGGTGATAAGGATGATAGGAAAAGCACTGTTGGGtatgttttcaaatttggaacaaCACCAATCTCTTGGTGCTCAAAGAAGCAAAGTGTAGTTGCTTTGTCAACATGTGAAGCAGAATATATAGTTGTTGCTATGGCAGCTTGTCAAGCTCTATGGCTGGAAGCTTTAACGGAAGAATTGAACGAGAGGTTGTAG